From a single Pelmatolapia mariae isolate MD_Pm_ZW linkage group LG20, Pm_UMD_F_2, whole genome shotgun sequence genomic region:
- the taf11 gene encoding transcription initiation factor TFIID subunit 11: MADPARIKSDDALERTSPTDEEHLKSEESENPSATEKPANENLETSSQDQPKEIKHETPGGEDEEEGTSGQPSLKRLKVEPEKKKEKRHKVDEDEIQKMQVLVSSFSEEQLNRYEMYRRSAFPKAAIKRLIQSITGSSVSQNVVIAMSGIAKVFAGEIVEEALDVCEKWGDTPPLQPKHMREAVRRLKSRDQIPNTKYKNILFH, translated from the exons ATGGCAGACCCTGCACGGATCAAGAGCGATGATGCACTTGAGAGGACATCTCCTACCGACGAGGAGCACCTGAAGTCAGAGGAGAGTGAAAATCCTTCAGCCACAGAAAAACCTGCAAATGAAAACCTAGAGACATCGTCGCAAGATCAGCCTAAAGAAATTAAACAT GAAACACCAGGAGGAGAAGATGAGGAAGAGGGAACCTCTGGCCAGCCTTCTTTGAAAAGGTTAAAAGTGGAACCtgagaagaaaaaggagaagcGGCACAAGGTTGATGAAGATGAAATACAGAAGATGCA AGTTTTGGTGTCATCATTTTCTGAAGAGCAGCTGAATCGCTATGAAATGTACAGACGTTCTGCATTCCCTAAGGCTGCCATTAAAAGg CTCATCCAGTCAATAACAGGATCATCGGTGTCCCAGAATGTGGTTATTGCCATGTCTGGTATTGCAAAGGTCTTTGCTGGGGAAATTGTCGAGGAAG CTCTGGATGTTTGTGAGAAGTGGGGAGACACACCACCACTTCAGCCCAAGCACATGAGGGAAGCAGTGAGGAGGTTGAAGAGTAGAGATCAGATTCCCAACACAAAGTACAAGAACATTCTCTTTCACTGA